The DNA segment GTAGTGACCCTACTTGCTTAGTTGAGTAGTTACCTTCTTTTCTGAAGATGCTAACTAAACTTCCATTTTCGATATGATGACGGATTACTTCGTCGTAATGAGCATCTTCGGAAGTAATGTATGTTAGACGTCCTTCAACTTCAGACAAGCTAGTTTGCTCTTGGCCTTTGGGACAGAAGGTGTTTGAGAGGTCAAGAATTTTCTGTGGAACCCTACGAGAAGTCGTTATATTCGGATGTACTATGACTTTTTCGTTGGCTTTGTTCGCAGCTAACCAGCCCTTGAAAGATTTTGGATAATCTATTGCTTGCTTGGGATCCCCTACCATATAGATGTCAACCGAATTCTCGCCAATTTGTTGAAAAGCCCTAAAAGCAATTTCATCAAGATCCTGAGCTTCGTCGAGAAAAATTTTATCAATTGCACTACTTAGTAGATTGTGTACTTTCCTAACTTTAGATTTCTTCTTCTGGCTGTTGTGCTTGGAGTAGTTTTCATCGACAACTCTCCATGCTGCGGCATATGTTTCATCAACATGTATCACACCACTCTTCTTTAGCCTGCTAATAGTGCCCGCCGATTCTCGTTGTTTTTGTTCCGGCGTCTTGCCAGGAGGAAAGTTTGAGAAGGTTTTACACCGAGAGGAGGTGGTATGTATTTCATTTAGAACGAAAGGCGAATAAGGGTAAATGATCTCATTCAATAGGAACGTGTGAACTGTGCAAACTACAATATTTTCTGGCAAGTATCCAAACTGCCTAATGATAGTGTCAGAAATGTTCTTCGCGGCATTGTTGGTATAAGTGATAGCAAAGATCTTTTTATGTGATGAGGCATCAAATCGCTTGATGATCTTCTCAGCGAGGCCATGCGTCTTACCTGCACCTGCTCCGGCTATTTGAACCTCAATCATTTCATGAAATCCAATGCTTCTTGAATATGCTTGGGTAGTTTAATTGGATCTTTATTATTTTCGTCTAAGATAGAATCCGCAATCTTGAGCATCCTTTCTGCTTTACTATTTTTAAGAAACTCGGCCATCTCTTCCGGAGTTTTGCACTTCTTTTTGAACAGAGTGTTTAGGCGATCAAGGTTTCCGTTTTCTGCTGCCAGATCATCTTCGAGCGTATATTTGGTTGTGGTTCTTACTCGTATGTTGTCATTATCGGCATCGTATTTTTCATGCTTTTCTTTGGTCAAGTCATTCTCATCATAATCACGGATGATACTCAGCTTCTTCTCTGGTTTGCCTTGGTTGACTTGCAGCCAGACGTCCATGAATGTTGTAAATCCTGTTTGCTCGATGGATATCACTTCGAGACTGCTAACGTTTTCGTTGTCACGATAGAGGATGGCGTTGATCAGCATCTCTTCTGTAGTGCCTTCAACGAGTACAGTCTTATTGCTCAGTAGCAGTTTTAGAATGTCGAAGTTGGGTCGCTTACGAAGGTAGTTGGTGAGATGCTTCTTACTATCAGTTAGGTGGATGGCATCATTTCCAGATAGGACGATCACGTTAGTTAGCTCAAGTTTATTGATGACCTGTGGACTATGGGAACTAATTAGTGTTTGAAGAGATGAGCTGCCTTTTTGTGTGCTCTTGTATATGAAGTCAGTTGCGAAACGGAGGTTGTTGACGCTTAGGTGTGCTTCAGGTTCTTCAATACAGCAGAGGTTGAGTGCATTCTTGTTTCTCTTGAAGAACTCAAATAATAGGTAGATGTATACAAGGTTACGATACCCAAGGCCACGCTGATATAGGTAGCTCTCACCAGATTTCAAGGTGATGTTGGATAGGATGCTTTTTAAATTTGGCAAGTTGGGGATACATTCAAGCTTGTCAACGATCTCGTCGAAGAAGTTCTTGAAGGCTGGGTCAGGTGCAACGATTTTTTTGAATGTCTCAGTGGTTTCGATTGCATCAAAGAAAGAGGTGTATGCGCTGTTAATTTTGGCCTTGTCGGAATCATCGAGAGAGGAAATCAGCATCTTGGTTAGAATGTCGTTTGATTTCTGTGTGTTGCTTTCGGCAAAGTCGTCACGCTCGGCGTTGATCGAATTGATAGCTATAAGTCTTAAATCGGAATAGCTAACCTTTAACCCATTATTACTTTGCGTTACGTCGTAGTCATACAGCTCAATTGGTAGGTTGAACCAGCGTGTATCTTTGATGTCCTTGATGCCTTCAAGTAGATCCTTGGCAGTCTTTACAAAATGATCTACATCTTTGGGCCTGAAGTCGTAGCGAATCTTATAGCTATCATCGGCCTCCTCTCCGATTACCCACTTACCAATAACGCCTTCTTCAATAATGTTCTTTGGGTCAGTGAACTCGACCTCAACTCGAACCTTTGGAATCAAAGCCTTGATCTCATCATCTTTATTGCCGTCGATGATAGCTTGGTAAAAGTCGTTGATTGCTTTGCGGTTGATATCCGATACTGATATACGTTTTTTGTTGAAGCTAATGTCATTGCTGTTAAGTGGCAATGCAAGCGCGTCGAATAGGTTGGTTTTGCCTGCTTCGTTTTCACCGATAATTAGGCTAAGTGGTGAAAGTTTGATCTTGAAGTTTTCGAAGGCGCGGTAGTTTTCAATTTCGACCGTACGGATGTACATTTATATTCCATGTAGTTTTTGTTTGCATCATCGTCGCTAAAACAACGTATTTGATCGATGCTTTCCGTCTTTCTATATGGATTCATGATGCCGGATGAGGCTGACAAATGACAATTGAAAATTGCACGGATCTTAGTTTTTACTGATTTTAGTCAAATGATCCATATGACGTGATGGAGACATGTCCGGCTTGTCTCACATATTTGCCAATGTCTAAACACGGAATGGGGCAGGAATGCGTCAGTTCTGAACTAACGCTCCGATGGACATACACATCAGATAAACATGCGTATAGCGCAATATACCAACATGGCTGATAAAATCAGATTAATAAGACGACCATGGCGTTGAAATAATGACTGAAACAGATGTCCCGCTATTGCCCAACACCCAATCCCAAAACATCCAATTGCTGTTAACAGAAAGCTGACATACATAACCGAAAAAATATTCTGTGTATACGGCAGCACAAATGTGGATATTGCTGTAATTCCATACAAAATAATCTTCGCATTAATAAATTGCAGACTGAAGCTCGTCCAAAAACTCAGTGGTTTTGAACTGGTTTCTGACGTTGATGGGTGGCTCGTGGCGATAATCCATGCTAGCCATAAAATATAAGCAGCTCCCACCCAAGTGAACCAACCTGAGATAGCAGGAAGTAAACGTGTCAGAGATAGAGTAAATGCCGCACACAACAGCATAACACTCAAGAAGCCTGCGCTCATGCCACTCAATACTGCCATGCTGCGGCGAATACCGTGCTGACTTACCGTACTTAATGCCAGAATGTTATTAGGCCCAGGTGTCATCGCGGTGATCAGGGTATAGGTAAAAAATGCCGTAATAATCGTTGAGGTCACTTGTATTCTCCTTTTGTTTATCACACAGTACCGCAGTCATTAACATCAAAAAAGCAAATATATTTGAACTCTATATTCGAGTTTTTTGATTAATTAGGGGCGATAAACTCATGGATCTGCGTCGATTTATTACGCTGAAAACAGTGGTGGAAGAAGGATCATTTGTTCG comes from the uncultured Tolumonas sp. genome and includes:
- a CDS encoding UvrD-helicase domain-containing protein, with product MIEVQIAGAGAGKTHGLAEKIIKRFDASSHKKIFAITYTNNAAKNISDTIIRQFGYLPENIVVCTVHTFLLNEIIYPYSPFVLNEIHTTSSRCKTFSNFPPGKTPEQKQRESAGTISRLKKSGVIHVDETYAAAWRVVDENYSKHNSQKKKSKVRKVHNLLSSAIDKIFLDEAQDLDEIAFRAFQQIGENSVDIYMVGDPKQAIDYPKSFKGWLAANKANEKVIVHPNITTSRRVPQKILDLSNTFCPKGQEQTSLSEVEGRLTYITSEDAHYDEVIRHHIENGSLVSIFRKEGNYSTKQVGSLPEFDPEVEELLTAKFPEYEEGIVIYSLQRFFASLLSKSDNNGSISKFLAKLEIPYDKELFRMLCRSAEQFSSSKDNSAKYAISSIQRTKGLESNVCVLVLTPAIFKCLMQDGVTKYNKTWNMVYVALTRAKSELVVAVDMDLFGKEYKHDDIVKSLESIGFEVQTTKLTSISNTTKK
- the eamB gene encoding cysteine/O-acetylserine transporter; amino-acid sequence: MTSTIITAFFTYTLITAMTPGPNNILALSTVSQHGIRRSMAVLSGMSAGFLSVMLLCAAFTLSLTRLLPAISGWFTWVGAAYILWLAWIIATSHPSTSETSSKPLSFWTSFSLQFINAKIILYGITAISTFVLPYTQNIFSVMYVSFLLTAIGCFGIGCWAIAGHLFQSLFQRHGRLINLILSAMLVYCAIRMFI
- a CDS encoding AAA family ATPase, producing the protein MYIRTVEIENYRAFENFKIKLSPLSLIIGENEAGKTNLFDALALPLNSNDISFNKKRISVSDINRKAINDFYQAIIDGNKDDEIKALIPKVRVEVEFTDPKNIIEEGVIGKWVIGEEADDSYKIRYDFRPKDVDHFVKTAKDLLEGIKDIKDTRWFNLPIELYDYDVTQSNNGLKVSYSDLRLIAINSINAERDDFAESNTQKSNDILTKMLISSLDDSDKAKINSAYTSFFDAIETTETFKKIVAPDPAFKNFFDEIVDKLECIPNLPNLKSILSNITLKSGESYLYQRGLGYRNLVYIYLLFEFFKRNKNALNLCCIEEPEAHLSVNNLRFATDFIYKSTQKGSSSLQTLISSHSPQVINKLELTNVIVLSGNDAIHLTDSKKHLTNYLRKRPNFDILKLLLSNKTVLVEGTTEEMLINAILYRDNENVSSLEVISIEQTGFTTFMDVWLQVNQGKPEKKLSIIRDYDENDLTKEKHEKYDADNDNIRVRTTTKYTLEDDLAAENGNLDRLNTLFKKKCKTPEEMAEFLKNSKAERMLKIADSILDENNKDPIKLPKHIQEALDFMK